TAACCAATGATGCCTGAAGAAGCACAGCTGTCTTTTGTAGAGCAATGTTGGCTACAAAGGAAAGTGACGAAGTAAAGCTTGCGGGGTCGGTATCGAGAACTTGCCCACCACATATTCCGGAAGGTCCTACTGCCTGGGCAAAAATAGAAAGCGCCTGAACTATTGAAGAAGGGGGCACTCCTCTATCCATGAGCCCTTTAAGAGAATATTCAAAGGCCCATGCCAGGAGGGCGTCACCAGCAAGAATAGCCAATGCGTCGCCATAGATCATATGGTTTGTGGGTTTTCCCCGTCTAAGAGAATCATTATCCATGGCCGGAAGATCATCGTGTATTAAAGAAGCGGTATGAACCATTTCCAGCGCTAATGCCATGGGAAGAACCTTTTCTTTTTCCCCTCCTACTGATTCTGCTGCTTTGACACATAATATGGGACGAAGTCTTTTTCCCCCTGCCTGAAGAGAGTATGTCATGGATTCCCAAAGCCGGGGGGGAATGTTTTCAGGTCTTGATGAACACAGAGAGTTAAGGTGGTCCTCAAACCATACTCGGTTTTTTTCAAGCTCTCTTTTTACCATGTCATTCATCATTGTTTTCTTTGAGCTCCATGTTCAACGGCTCTTCTTTTCCAGAGTTGGTTAGAAGAAAAATTTTTTGCTCGGCTTGTGTTAAATAGACCTGGCATTCTTTTACGAGGCTCACGCCCTGCTCAAACAGCTCCAGGGCTGCTTCAAGAGGCAGTTCATCTTTTTCTAATGTATGTACGATCTTTTGTATTTCATCTAATTTCTGACTGAAATTCATAATTGATCCCCCTTTTTTACATAGAACAATTGCTCTACCTGCCTAACCTGTGATAAAATCCACCTGTTCGAACATTATTTCCTTCGGAGGAGGCGGAAAATCAATGGCTAGAGTTTGTGAATGTTGCGGCCGCGGACCTGTTACAGGAAACGCTGTCAGCCATTCCAATCGTCATACAAGAAGACGTTGGCTTGTCAATCTGCAGAATGTGAAGGTTGATCTTGGCGCTGGCGAAACACGACGCATGAAAATTTGTACAAAATGCCTTAAATCTGGCAAAGTCAAGCGGGCTGTATAGTCAGCCCGCTTTTTTATTCTGTCCAGTAAAGATACACTGCAAGTCTTCCTTTGTCTACTGAGATTTCAACGTAATCCTCTCTGCTTTTTTCGAGCCTGTTGCTTATAGCATAAGGCCGCGCCATTTCAAGGGAAACATTTTCCAGTTCCCAGCGAGTTCCCCGAATAGATACACCTTCCACCTTTTCTTCCAAAGCGAATAGGGATATTATCTCTGGTTCGGGTCTATTAAAACAGAAAGAAACCTGCTCTGCTCCCTGAAGAATAAAGAGCGCTTCCTTGTCGTCACAGAGGCTTCGAATATGAACACCCCAGTCTTCAGCCCATAGGGCAGAAAAAATATTGCTCCAGGTATGGTCAAGACGGCCTCCCCAACATCCTGTAAGTACAACTTCCGGCGAAGAATAGGTTTCGCCTATTCTTCTAAGTGTAAGCTGAAGGTCAGTATATTCCTTATCTACAGGATATGTTTCTATATGAACCCCCATTTTTTCAGCCCATGTCCTCCCTTCTAGAGAGCTGCTGTCACTGTCTCCTACAAGGTAATGGGGCACAATGCCGGTCTTCTTGCATATGTCGATTCCCGCGTCAGCGCACCAGATTTCGTCAAAAAGCGAGGCAGTCTGCACAAGCCACTCCACTGAAGGTGCTCGCCCACCTGCTATGAGAAGGATGGTCGGAACTTTGTTAAAACGGCTTGAACGCAGCTTCCAGCCATTTAAGTGAAAAATCCCAGTTTTAGATGTGTTCATCTAAAATCTCCAGTGCCCTTTGATCATCTACAAGAATTTCACGCGGCTTAGAACCTTCAGGAGGCCCTACGATCCCAAGCTGTTCCATTGTGTCTATAAGGCGGGCGGCCCGAGTAAAACCTATACGGAGCTGCCTCTGCAGGCGGCTTGCTGAGGCGATGCCAGAGTCAAGGATAATTTGCATAGCTTCTTCGAGCAGAGGATCATCAGTAAAAGGAGAGTCGGCACCAGAGCCATCTCCACTGCTCCCCCCCTGTTCTTCTATATCAATATACTCCGGTTTACCAAAAAGAGCCTTCATATAATTGATGAATTCAAGGGATTTGCCATCTTCTATATAGGGAGATTGGAGGCGCACCGGCTTGGGGAACCTGGGGCTGACAAAAAGCATATCCCCTTTCCCTAGAAGTTTTTCTGCTCCGGAAACATCAATGATAGTTCTGGAATCCGCCTGAGATGGCAATGTAAATGCGACACGGGCTGGGATATTCGCTTTAATAAGCCCTGTAACCACATTTACAGATGGTCGCTGAGTAGCGAGCAAAAGATGGATACCTGTAGCCCTTGCCATTTGCGCAAGCCGGCAAATATAGTCTTCCACGTCTTTTTGAGCGGTAAACATCAGATCTGCAAGCTCATCCACTATTATGACTATGTGTGGGAGCCTGTCTTTGGGTATTGCTTTTTCGTTGTATCCCGCCAGATTTCGAACCCGAGCTTTTGCAAAAATGTCGTATCTCTGCTCCATCTCCCGTACTGCCCATGCCAAGGCTTGAATAGCTTTTTTAGGAGATGTCACAGGTTTGGCCAACATGTGGGGCAAATGCTCATAAATGCTGAGCTCAACCCGTTTGGGGTCGATCATAAGCAATCTGAGTTCTTCCGGTTTACGACAATAGCAAAGTCCTGCGATACAGCTATTTACAAATACGCTTTTTCCCGAACCTGTCGTTCCCGCAACAAGAAGGTGGGGCAAATCTTCCAGACCGATAATAAGGGGCCTTGAGTCGACTCGTACTCCCATTGGCAGTGGAAGGTTGTAGTCGGCTTGTTCAAAGGCTTGCGATTCAAGAATTCGTCTTAACAGTACACCTCTCCGTTTAGGGTTGGGAATCTCTATTCCTACATAGGGTTTTCCCGGAATAGGTGCTTCTACCCGTAAGGCAGGGACAGCAAGTGCTACAGCAAGATCATTTGCCAATCCTGCAATTTTACTAACTTTTATTCCTGGCGCGAGCTGTACTTGAAACTGAATGACTGTGGGGCCGATAACTATTTCTGCCAGTTCTGCCTGTACGTCAAAGTCGGCTAATGTGGATATAATAGCCTCCGCCTGCTCCTTGGCTTTTTGTTCTCCTAGATCCTGCTCTGGCGGCTCAGGAGCTCCAAAAAGTTCCAGGGGGGGCGGGAATTTCCCTGCGGTTATTTCTTCTTTCATGTCTTCTTTCTTTATATCGATTTCAGGCAACGCTTCTCCTTCTACGTCAGTAGAGTCTTCCTCTTTCAATATCATTCGAACATTTGGTGATAAGTCCACGTCTTTTTTAGTTTCGCTATCAAGATGTCCATCTTCTTTGCCATAAGTTCTCTCGAAGGAAGAAGTTCTTTCAAAAGTTGTAATGACTGGCAGATCTTCGTATTCGGCAATGTTTTCTTTATCAGTTTCTGTAGTCTCCTCAGCTTCCATAGCGGCTGTTCTTTCATCTGCTGAGGCATTTGTGTTACTTTCATTTTCAATTTGCACAGTTTTTTTAGATTCTGAAGGCCGGAGATTCGTAATGCCGCTTAGCACGGTTCGCCCGAAAGCTAAAATAGTTCTTGTTTTTATAAAACCATAAAGAACGGTAGATGTAAAAAGAGCTGCAAAGCAGAAAAGGAGAGTTCCAAAAAAACCTCCATTGACTAAAAAGAACTGTGTCAGGTTTTGTCCAAAAAAACCAGGCTTCAGTACGCCCCATACTGATGGGCCGTTTAATCGTTCCAGAAGGCCTAATACGAGCGCGCCTGCCGTAAAGAGAAAGAGTGTGGCCAACGTCTGTACTGCCAGCTGCTGGATCTTTCGATGCAACAAAATGGAAAGACAGACATAAGCGCCGAATATGAGAATAATAAGAACGGCCCCTCCCCCTCTTTGTGTAAGAATTTGTCGAATGAACAGACCGAATTCTCCTGTCCAAAAAGAGAAAAGAGACGCTATGACGTAGATATCGCCAATAAGTAAAAAGAAAAAAAACAGACGCATCCCCTTCGCCAGGCGGCGAATTCTATCCTCGCGAATTCTTTGTCGTTCTTCATTTTTTTGTTTAGGGCGTCCGCGTTTTTTCCCCTTTTTAAAGTTAAAGAGTTTCATGGTCTGTCGAGCTTCCTCCAACTGTCATCTTTTTTATAAGCAGTGATGGTTGTCCATCTGTCACTGGAACTGATTGACCAGCTTTGCCGCATGTGCCTGGAAGAAAATGCAGATCTTTTCCTACCCCTACTATATCCATAAGGGCTTCCGGCCCATTTCCTGTGAGAAGAGCACCCTTTACAGGATGGATTATGCTCCCCCTTTGAATAAGATAACCCTCCGTCACCTGAAAAACAAAATCTCCTGTTGTAGGGTTTACTTCTCCTCCACCCATCCTCTTTACATACAGGCCATAATCTATGCCTTTGATCATTTCTTCAGGTTCATTGTTTCCTGGAAGAATAAAGGTATTGCTCATGCGGGGGATAGGCGGATTTCTGTATGAACTCCGCCGTCCATTGCCTGAAAGAGGTAAATTATCTTTCTTTGATGAGACCATATCTGTCAAGTACGCCTTTAAAATCCCGTTTTCTATGAGAACTGTTCGCTTTGCCGGCATCCCTTCATCATCGATAGAATAGCTGCCATAGAGTCCTGAAATAGTGCCGTCGTCAATCATGGTCACAAGAGGGCTCGCCACTTTTTCTCCCAGTTTATTGCGATACACGGAGTAGTCCTTTTGAATAATGTCTGCTTCCAGTCCATGGCCGCAAGCTTCATGAATAAGAGTTCCGCCTGCTTCTCCGGAAAGCAAAACAGGCATTGTCCCTGCAGGGCAATCAGGAGCGTCCAGCATCAATAGAGCCTCATCGAGGGCCCTTTGAGCGAGGGCGTCTGGATCGTGGTGTTGCCAAAAGAGATCAGGAGATTCTGCCCTTGCCGCACTTTCATATCCTGTCTGTATCTGTTCCTCTTTTTCTACTACAACCTCTACACTAAAGCTTGTATAGGCCCTTTCGTCTTTTCTCAGTTCGCCTTTATCGTTAATGATAGCGATCTGACGGGATGAAAGGGTATAGTTTATGGAAACTTGAGTCACAAGAGAGCTTTTTTGCCGAAGAGCCTGGTCGATATAATGGAAAAACTTCTGGTCCGCTGGTTGGGGAGGGATTACTTCTCTTACAACTCTTTCGAGAAGGTTGTTATCCAAAGTTGTTGATGGGATGATAATCCCCATATTTAAAGCTGCTTCCTGCAGTGCGGTCAGGCCGTCTTTGAGCGTTACACCTGGCATATGGGCAAAAGATGTCAAATCATTGAATAATATCCTTGCCCCTACCCCTTCCCTGAGGGAAGTGCTAATTTCTTCCATAGTTTTATCTTCAAAAGAAGAGCTATGGAATGAAGAGGATTCAAAAAATAAATCTGCAAAATCTATGTCATGACGATGGAGTGATTCTAGTGCTTCTTTTAGCGCCAAATGGCTCATACTTCGTCTTCTTCCTCTCTTTTCTCGAATTCTTTTATCTCTTCTATCTTAACAGGAATTCCCTCTTCCGAGAGCTTTTTCATAAGTATTCTCCCTTCTTCTGCTCTTTCATAGGGGCAAAAGAACGATAGAATTCCTTTTTGAGGGTCGTCTGTACGTATAAATCCAATCCCATCGTATTCAGATACTATCCAGCTTATAAGAACTATGAATGCAGGATTTGTCGAAAGGATAAGCTGTATCATATCAGAAGGGGTATTTGCCTTTTCTTTCATTGTTTTTCGCCCCGTATCTTTCGAATGTTGGCCAAATGATCCTTGTATGTTTTAGCAAAGATATGTTCGCCGTTTTTCCTTGCTACATAATAGAGATACTCAGTTTTTTCTGGGACTAATGCCGCTTCCCATGAGGCCTTGGAAGGTACACAGATTGCAGTGGGAGGAAGTCCTAGTTTTTTATAGGTATTATAAGGGGATTCCACTTCCAGATGCTTGTAAAGCACTCGCTGAAGAACCTCCCCCTCCCTTTTCCAGGCATAGACAACTGTTGCATCGATTTGCAGAGGCATCTTTATCTTGAGCCTGTTTTGAATGACTCCTGCTATAAGTGCACGCTCTTCGTCTCTTTTAGCTTCCCGTTCAATGAGGGAGGCCAGTATTGCTAAATCTGTAACTTCCTGAGGAGAGTTGCCCTTTACACGGTCACCGAACTTTTTCCACCATAGAGCCGTTCCAGCCTGTATCAAGGCTTCAGGGGATGTTTGTGCTACATTATATGTGTCTGGAAGTAAAAAAGCAGCCCGTGTTTCTGCATCGGCAGGGAGTAATGACAGAAGAGAATTATCAAAAAACTCGTCCTTCAGAAGAAGGGAAGCCAGTTCTTTTGCTTCTGTCAATTGAAATTGCTCAGCGATGGAAAAAATATCAGATCCGGGAATTAAAGTCATTTTATCCTGAAAAGGAGTGGCTTTTCCCAACTGTCTTGCTACTTCCCATGGTGAACCTTTGCGTATGGAATACATACCAGTTTTAATTTTTCGGTCAATGCCTAACCGACTCATCCAAAATGCAAGCTCCTTCGAATTCTCTACAACACCAGCGTCCTGAAACTTGGAAGCGATTTCTCTTGCGGTTTGGCTTGGCAGCACGAGCACAGAAACAGGCTCCCCTCTCCCTAAGGGAAACTGTTCATCCCACCATTGAGGTGATTGCATGCTAATAAAAACAATATAGATAGAGACAATAAGGAATAACAGACCATCAATGAATTTATCCATGCTCTCGCTCTCCTTTTTAAGTAAGGGTAACTATATGATTTCCACACAGCGAACAGTTGCCTTTTTCATCCAGGTTTATAATGTGTGTCTTATATCCATGGCGTTCTATGACTGCTGCCCCGCAGTTGGGGCAGAGAGTGACTGCTGGAGTATCAATATTACCTAGATAAACAAAGGGCAAATATTGAGCTGCCCGTTCTTTTGCTTCATTCAACATGTTCAGAGGTGTCGCTGGGCGATGCCATTTGTAACTGGGGAAATATCTGGAAATATGCAAAACTATATTGGGGGACACGGAAGCCGCCCATTGAGCAAGAGGCTCCAGCCATAGGACATCGTTGTGAATTCCTGGAACGATGAGGCTTGTAAGTTCCACATGAACATGAGCTTCAACCATAGCTTCCACTGTTCTTTTTGCACTTCTAAGGTCGCCGCCAAGAAAGGAATACGTTTGAGGATCAAAGGCCTTTATATCAATATTTGCTCCATCTATGTATGGAAGCAGTTCTTGCAAGGGCTCTGGGTTGATCATGCCATTTGAAACAACCACTACAGAAAAGCCCTCTTTTTTAAGTTTGATAGCTGATTCGAGCACATATTCGTACCAGATAAAAGGTTCATTATATGTAAAGGCGACAGATTTTATATTTTCTTTTTTTGCAATGTCAACCAGCTCAGAAGGCAGAAGAAAAGAAAGAGAAACAGTGTCAGAACATGTGGATATCTGCCAGTTCTGACAAAATTGACAGCGCATATTACACCCGATGCTTCCTAAAGAAAGAATGGAAGTACCTGGATTCCAGTGAAAAAGAGGTTTTTTTTCTACTGGATCAATGCCTACAGAGGATACAAAACCATAGTTTAGGCTGACAAGCCCCTTGTCTTTCTGGTTCATCCGTACGCCGCAAAAGCCTTTTTGGCCATACCTTAAAGAACAGTGGTGAAAACAAAGATCGCAGACAACAGTGCCTCCTTCTTTATGCCACCAGGATGCTTCGTAAGCCATGGTCAGTCCCTTCTTTCTGGGAAGCGCTGTACCGTGAATCGATATATGGTTACATTGTCAAGAGAAAAGATTCCAGCTTTCTGGGAAGCGATGGTCAATTGCTTTTCTACACTATCCACTCCCTCAAGATCCGGCAGAAGAACCCCTTTTCTCATTCCCTTGGAAACGATGACTCCATATCGTTTAGGATCCAGGTCATTTTCTGAATCAATTTTTTCTGGCTCTGAAAGTATATCCACAGAAACGACGATATTTTTTAATTCTTCTTGTTCCACCGGCGCAAAACGGGGGTCTTCTGACGCAGCTGCAATAGCGTTTTCTATTACTTCTTCCGAAAGGGATGAATATGACGAAAGAATAGTGCCAATACACCCTCGCAGATGACCTTCTTTTGTTTTTAAAGAAACGAAGCAGGCTCCCTTCTGGTCTAGTGCTTCTTCTGGAGACCAAGACTTTTGCTCATCTTTTGTCGGTTTCCGTTTTTCTTTTACATACATTTCTATGGTTTTACGAGCTAGCCCTGGGTAGGTCTTTTGGGGGATGGCTAGAGCTACAGCATAGCCGACTCCAAAGGGCGCTTCATAAGAGAGAAGTTTTGTCGTATGGCCAGAAAGACCAAGAAAGATGAGTACTGACCGCAGGCCGCATTCCCCGGCTTCTTCAATGGTTCTCATAGGCAAACTGAGAAGAAGATCTGGATCAGAGTGTTGAATTGCGCGAACTACCTGTTCATCAAAGAATGCGCCAAGAGGTGAATATCCGGCTGGGGCGCCAGGTTTAACTCGATGAGAAAGATCGCCGCTAGCAACAAGTCCCCATTGAAGGGCGTCACGGAATTGATGAAGCATTTCCCCGACTTTAGCCGATTCCTCAAGGGTCAGCCCTATAGGATTAGCCAAAATGAGGTTGGGCAAAGAACCCCATTTTTTATAAAAAAAGTATAGGGGGACAAGGGAAGCATGATCAAGATGCCCTTTCTTTTCTTTTATGACTTCCACTGGTACACTTTGTTTGAGATAGTTGCTTATTAACTCTGTTTTTTCTTCGTTGCCGTTAATTTGCATTGAAATTTCAGGAACACCAAATAATGAAAGATCCCCTTTATAGAGCTGAGCTTCAAGAAACAAAAGTCCCCGAGTGTAAGGAGCATGGGGAGAAAGTAAAAAGAGAATATCCGGCTTCTCTTTTTCAAGCCTTTGTGTCAGATCAGACATGCCTTGAATAGTACGAACAGCTTCTTTTTCATTGCCACGCCCAACTTCCGGAATAATGATAGGCGGATGAGGAACGAGACAAGCCCATTTCCACATAGCAGCACCACCCTCCTTATCTTACTGTATCAGCATGGCATCTCCAAAAGAGAAGAAACGATACCCCATTTTCACTGCTGTTTCATAGACCTCCATAATATTGTCGTACCCCGCTAAAGCGGCTACAAGCATAAGAAGGGTACTTCTGGGAAGATGAAAGTTTGTAATAAGACCGTCAATTACTGAGAATTGGTAAGCAGGATAGATAAAAAGAGAAGTGTTTTTTCTACCGTACTGGACAACGTTTTCATCATGGGTTGCCATGCTCTCCAATGTCCTTGCAACAGTAGTGCCTGAAGCGATAATCCTGCGACCCTCTTCTTTGGCTTTTCGTATGAGAGCCGCTGTTTCCTCTGGTACCTCGCAATATTCTTCATGAATTACGTGTTGACGAATGTCTTCTTCCTGAACAGGTCTGAAAGTACCTAAGCCAACATGAAGAGTAACCCAGGCAAAAGTTATGCCATGTTTATCCTCAAGATCCCTCAGCTGATTTTCTGTAAAGTGCAAACTTGCTGTGGGTGCTGCGGACGATCCGTTGCGTTTTGCAAAAACGGTTTGATAGTCTAGTGCTGTAGCCGTGGTGCTTTTTATGTAGGGCGGAAAAGGAATCTCTCCCACTTCTTCCAGCAAAGACAGCACATTACATTCTTCTGGGAATCGGACAACACGAACTCCATCAGCTAATGCTTCCTGTACCTGTACCGGTATGTCTTCCCTGACGATAACGATACTTCCTGGTCTAAGCCGCCTTCCCGGCCGAACCAGTGCTTCCCATCTTTTCCACAGTCCGTCCAGCGGCTTGAGAAGCAGTATTTCAGCTCGGGCACTGCCCTTTTCTTTAACGCCAAAGAGGCGGGCGGGAATAACTCGCGTGTCGTTTAAGACTATGACATCTCCTTCCTTCAAAAAACGATGAAGTTCGTAAAAGCGAGAATGAATCATAGTTCCGCTGTTCTTATCGAGCACAAGAAGTCTCGAATGATTGCGAGGAGAGGCAGGAGTTTGCGCAATACGACCTTCAGGAAGATCATAAGCATAAGATTCTATGTCGTAAAGGTTTGGTACCATAAACCGTCATCGCCTTCTTATCGTTGTTTAAGATTTGTACCTGGGTAGTAATGCTGAAGTATTTTAGCATATTTCCACCCCTGCTCAGCGAGACTCTTGGCTCCCCATTGTGAAAGGCCCACACCGTGCCCCCAGCCCTTGCCAGAAAAAACAAAGGTTCCCTTAGATGGTCTTCTTGAAGAGCTCTGGGCAGAAACTTTAGATGGCGCCCCGGCTGCTTTTTGTTGGGTGCCCTTCTTTAATACTTGCAAAAGATATGTCTTTTTCTTTTCTGGGTGCATAAGCATGTCTATCATTTCATTAGCGGAAAAAGCACCTTGCTGTGTCAATGTGATGAGGCTCTGCTCTTCTTCCCAAGTCATAGGGCCATTAATGTCTCCAAGGTCTTCTTTTTTTAATGACGTGGGCTGGCTCCCAGTTGAAGTATTGCGTTGAGGCCCTTGGATTGTGGAACTGCCAGTCTCCCCATTAATAGTGAAGAAGGTGCTTCTTAATTGTGTCGGGCCGACAGCCATTCGGAATTGATGTGTCTTTATCTCCTTCGTACCATGGCTCCCCTTTGCTATAAGGGTTACAGGGCGGCCAAAAGCATCCCGCTGATTCACTTGGAGATCTATGACATCTCCGACGTTTGCTCCAGTTTTATTGAGTGCTTCCTGGATTTGCTGTGAAGAGAGAGTGAGATTCCACGATGAATAGGGAGAATCATAGGAAGCGGCTTCCTTGACACCTCTCAAGTATGGAATGGAACTGCTCCATACTTCAGCAACATTGGCAGTGGCGCCCCCACTGTCTGAATGAAAGGGGGTAAGGGCTAAATCAGAACCATAAACTACGACAACGCCTTTTGTTTCTTTAATGGCCTGGTCCGTTCTGGAAGTTTCAGCATTGACTCCCCGATAGACCTGGCAGTTTGGGGTTGCCGTGAGATCAAATCCCTTACTCCCATATTTCCCCCTGTTCTTTAAAGCATAGGTTCGAGAGATGACAGCCTGAGCCTTTAAAGCCTCAAGATGCCAGGCAGGATTTGTTTCCATTTTTAGAACACCTCTCAAGTAGTCTTCTACGTCTAACACATTGACCACATTAAAGGAGTTGCCATTGCTGAGAATGCGAATAATGCCTCTGTACTCTACTTTGTTGAATTTTAAGAAGCCTTTAGAGCTTAACTCCAGAGGAAGTTTAAGAGAATGTTTGCCAATCTTAACTGTATTTTTGCTTGCGTATCCAATAGTAATATTATTGTTTGCCCGAAATTTTTTACCGTTGCCGTCTTTCAAGATGATTGGAGACTTCGCCGAAATGGTTGTCTGTGAAAGACCTATTCCCACGCCAACTCTTATGGGGTTGGGTTCTGCTTCTGCACGGGAGCTGCTTATTAGGGGGGCATCTGAAAAGCTGCCCCCAGCGAGTATTAATAAAAAGATGATCCAGATCATTCGTTTCATGGGAGAGTGGCTCCTCCTTCTCTCTTTTGTTGTTATTTCATCCACCGTCCAATAATATTCAATACAATCGTTAAAACAACGCTGACAACCAGCATAGTTGTAATAGGGGCAAAGACTGTCACGTTTTTTCGAGTATAGGTAATGTCTCCAGGCAGCTTCCCCAGTGGAATATTGAACCTGCCTAAAAAGAGGACAACAACTCCGGCGATACAAAGTATAATCCCCATAGAAATAAGAAGTTTGCCTACTCCTTGCATATGCCAGATTCCTCCTCTTGATAAAGCTCTAGTTGATCGTTTAATGTTTCAGGAGGGTTCTTGCCTAGGTAAAGATAACCATTTCGTGTGGCCTTTCTCCCTCGTGGCGTTCGTTCTATCAGCCCTTTCTGAATAAGGTAGGGTTCATAAATATCCTCGATAGTCTGACCTTCTTCGTTCAATGCGGCTGCTATTGTTGAAAGGCCAACTGGTCCCCCATCGAAAAGTTCAACAATAACCTGCAGTATCCGTCGGTCGCCGTCATCAAGGCCAAGGGTATCCAGGCCGAGCATATTCAAGGCAACAGATGCTACTGCTGTATTGATAGAAGGGGATTGACGAACCTCTGCGACGTCCCTTACCCTTTTAAGCAATCTGATAGCCACCCGCGGTGTTCCTCGAGACCTTCGCGCTATTTCATAGGCGGCTTCCTCTTCAATTTCAATTCCCAGAACCTTTGCGCCTCTTTGAACTATTTCGGAAGTTTCGTCTACATTGTAGAGAGCCAGTTGCTCTACTATGCCAAACCGCGCCCGAAGGGGCGAAGTGAGCAGTCCAAGTCGTGTTGTTGCCCCTACAAGGGTGAAGGGCGGAAGGGTCAAACAGATGTTATTGGCCAATGGCCCCTTCCCAACAATGATATGGAGGCTAAAATCCTCCATGCTTGGATAAAGAATCTCTTCAACATTTGCAGGGAGTCTATGTATCTCGTCAATAAAAAGCACATCAAAAGGTTCTAGATTCGATAAAATCGCGGCAATATCGCCAGCTTTTTCCAAAGCTGGCCCCGTGGTAACTCGGAGCTGTCCCCCCATTTCATGGGCGATGATTCCAGCCAGGGTCGTTTTCCCCAAACCTGGAGGGCCATAAAAAAGAATATGGTCAAGGGCTTCTTTTCGTTGTCGAGCCGCTTGAACATATATTGATAGCTTATCTTTAAGTTTTTGCTGTCCAACAAAATCCTGTAGACTTGATGGGCGAAGAGTGAGCTCTTCTTCAAAATCTTTTTTCTGAAGGTCGAAAAAGTTCGTTCTTTCTTCTGTCACGCTTTTCACCTCAGTTTCTTTTCAGCTCACGAAGGGCTCTTTTAAGCAGAATGTCCTCTTTTGTTGTGTCAAACTCAGATCCCATTTCTCTTTTTAGACGATTCATAACGCTATAGACCTCGTTTTGTGTAAATCCGAGAGATCGAAGGGCTGCCGCTACTGTGTTTTTAACCAATATGGACGGAACCTCTTCTTCTGCAAATTCGGCAAGCATCTCTTCCGATAAATGGCGTTTCAGTTCAAAACATAGTCGTTCAGCGGTTTTCTTCCCAACTCCAGGAACCTGAAGAAAAGTGTCTGTGTCGGAAGTTGCAACTGAGCGTATTACCTGAGTTGGAGAAAGTGTTCTCAGTACGGCCAGCCCCACTCGGCCTCCTACCCCCTTTACCGTTAATAGCTTTATAAAAACTTCCCGTTCCTGCTCACTGGAAAAGCCAAAGAGAGTCGCGCCATTTTCAGAGACCTGCAGGTAGGTTGTGAGGCGTATGGTTTCATTGTCTTCACATAGCCGAAGTGCGCTTCCTGAACAGAGTATGTCAAAACCAAGGCCGTTTACATCAAGTATAACGTTTTCTTCGCCGATATGGAGAACTTTCCCTTCGAGACTTCTCAACATAAAAATCCACCCGCTTTC
This region of Aminobacterium colombiense DSM 12261 genomic DNA includes:
- a CDS encoding SpoIID/LytB domain-containing protein, whose product is MKRMIWIIFLLILAGGSFSDAPLISSSRAEAEPNPIRVGVGIGLSQTTISAKSPIILKDGNGKKFRANNNITIGYASKNTVKIGKHSLKLPLELSSKGFLKFNKVEYRGIIRILSNGNSFNVVNVLDVEDYLRGVLKMETNPAWHLEALKAQAVISRTYALKNRGKYGSKGFDLTATPNCQVYRGVNAETSRTDQAIKETKGVVVVYGSDLALTPFHSDSGGATANVAEVWSSSIPYLRGVKEAASYDSPYSSWNLTLSSQQIQEALNKTGANVGDVIDLQVNQRDAFGRPVTLIAKGSHGTKEIKTHQFRMAVGPTQLRSTFFTINGETGSSTIQGPQRNTSTGSQPTSLKKEDLGDINGPMTWEEEQSLITLTQQGAFSANEMIDMLMHPEKKKTYLLQVLKKGTQQKAAGAPSKVSAQSSSRRPSKGTFVFSGKGWGHGVGLSQWGAKSLAEQGWKYAKILQHYYPGTNLKQR
- the queA gene encoding tRNA preQ1(34) S-adenosylmethionine ribosyltransferase-isomerase QueA, giving the protein MVPNLYDIESYAYDLPEGRIAQTPASPRNHSRLLVLDKNSGTMIHSRFYELHRFLKEGDVIVLNDTRVIPARLFGVKEKGSARAEILLLKPLDGLWKRWEALVRPGRRLRPGSIVIVREDIPVQVQEALADGVRVVRFPEECNVLSLLEEVGEIPFPPYIKSTTATALDYQTVFAKRNGSSAAPTASLHFTENQLRDLEDKHGITFAWVTLHVGLGTFRPVQEEDIRQHVIHEEYCEVPEETAALIRKAKEEGRRIIASGTTVARTLESMATHDENVVQYGRKNTSLFIYPAYQFSVIDGLITNFHLPRSTLLMLVAALAGYDNIMEVYETAVKMGYRFFSFGDAMLIQ
- the amrS gene encoding AmmeMemoRadiSam system radical SAM enzyme yields the protein MAYEASWWHKEGGTVVCDLCFHHCSLRYGQKGFCGVRMNQKDKGLVSLNYGFVSSVGIDPVEKKPLFHWNPGTSILSLGSIGCNMRCQFCQNWQISTCSDTVSLSFLLPSELVDIAKKENIKSVAFTYNEPFIWYEYVLESAIKLKKEGFSVVVVSNGMINPEPLQELLPYIDGANIDIKAFDPQTYSFLGGDLRSAKRTVEAMVEAHVHVELTSLIVPGIHNDVLWLEPLAQWAASVSPNIVLHISRYFPSYKWHRPATPLNMLNEAKERAAQYLPFVYLGNIDTPAVTLCPNCGAAVIERHGYKTHIINLDEKGNCSLCGNHIVTLT
- a CDS encoding DUF2905 domain-containing protein — its product is MQGVGKLLISMGIILCIAGVVVLFLGRFNIPLGKLPGDITYTRKNVTVFAPITTMLVVSVVLTIVLNIIGRWMK
- the amrA gene encoding AmmeMemoRadiSam system protein A yields the protein MWKWACLVPHPPIIIPEVGRGNEKEAVRTIQGMSDLTQRLEKEKPDILFLLSPHAPYTRGLLFLEAQLYKGDLSLFGVPEISMQINGNEEKTELISNYLKQSVPVEVIKEKKGHLDHASLVPLYFFYKKWGSLPNLILANPIGLTLEESAKVGEMLHQFRDALQWGLVASGDLSHRVKPGAPAGYSPLGAFFDEQVVRAIQHSDPDLLLSLPMRTIEEAGECGLRSVLIFLGLSGHTTKLLSYEAPFGVGYAVALAIPQKTYPGLARKTIEMYVKEKRKPTKDEQKSWSPEEALDQKGACFVSLKTKEGHLRGCIGTILSSYSSLSEEVIENAIAAASEDPRFAPVEQEELKNIVVSVDILSEPEKIDSENDLDPKRYGVIVSKGMRKGVLLPDLEGVDSVEKQLTIASQKAGIFSLDNVTIYRFTVQRFPERRD
- the mltG gene encoding endolytic transglycosylase MltG, with protein sequence MDKFIDGLLFLIVSIYIVFISMQSPQWWDEQFPLGRGEPVSVLVLPSQTAREIASKFQDAGVVENSKELAFWMSRLGIDRKIKTGMYSIRKGSPWEVARQLGKATPFQDKMTLIPGSDIFSIAEQFQLTEAKELASLLLKDEFFDNSLLSLLPADAETRAAFLLPDTYNVAQTSPEALIQAGTALWWKKFGDRVKGNSPQEVTDLAILASLIEREAKRDEERALIAGVIQNRLKIKMPLQIDATVVYAWKREGEVLQRVLYKHLEVESPYNTYKKLGLPPTAICVPSKASWEAALVPEKTEYLYYVARKNGEHIFAKTYKDHLANIRKIRGEKQ